From a single Deinococcus humi genomic region:
- a CDS encoding glycoside hydrolase family 20 zincin-like fold domain-containing protein, whose protein sequence is MTPFRTFQALIFLALATAGGATAQITPIPDARAQVPSGQLVPQPRRAEFPAGTLGLAGLGIRTVGSAPELGWAVRDLRAEWKTRLGVALPDATTGKPAIVIGTLADADLAAKAGAAGLTSTAAEGYALWVDAGGAYLVGADVKGAYEGAQTLRQLLTPAGVRFARISDSPALKKRVAMIYLDQYSKGVNDALIPMLAALKYNAVLVMSNYVQWDTAKAGGYAHPGGASKAEARRVAQLAREHGLEVIPLIETLGHVQWMFYGGANKDLYQDPDSQNPYAYDTLNPVTYSRVLFPIFKEAAEVFGARTIHIGHDEVRNRDRFPARANGKAAGFEKLFVDDTVKIHDYLKSLGVATMIWHDSAFSDSVIGSLPTMLPKDIQVAYWNYAPGTDYGMMQKIAGLGFPVLGASWDEAGNAEGLARSAQKAGALGMIQTRWTGYFGNPSIWDGQAQQGVAYVRAAGAFWNPEAGPVTNAAALFRDLYAPLAYRGTAGATVSLKALATRTLTDNDERGWIGKGPDIDLRNLKTGVQQIGTYKFDISSAVMLKGARGAVNDLPTQATVELERKADAIAFLHTTGWPGALAREVIGRYEIEYADGSKLALPLEYGRHIRAWTDLLPTSMIPAPGWVGRTADGLDINVPVLEWKNPKPSSVIKRITLISEGKNANPTLIGLTLIGSGK, encoded by the coding sequence ATGACCCCATTCAGAACATTCCAGGCCCTGATTTTCCTGGCCCTGGCCACCGCCGGGGGCGCCACCGCGCAGATCACCCCCATTCCCGACGCCCGCGCTCAGGTGCCCTCGGGCCAGCTCGTGCCGCAGCCGAGGCGCGCGGAGTTCCCGGCCGGAACGCTGGGGTTGGCGGGTCTGGGCATCCGCACGGTGGGCAGTGCCCCCGAACTGGGCTGGGCCGTCCGTGACCTGCGGGCCGAGTGGAAAACACGGCTGGGCGTGGCTCTACCGGACGCCACCACCGGCAAGCCGGCCATCGTCATCGGGACGCTGGCGGACGCCGATCTGGCGGCGAAAGCGGGGGCTGCGGGGCTGACCAGTACGGCGGCTGAGGGCTACGCCCTGTGGGTGGACGCAGGCGGCGCGTATCTTGTCGGCGCGGACGTCAAGGGCGCATATGAGGGCGCACAGACGCTGCGGCAACTGCTGACGCCCGCAGGAGTGCGGTTTGCCAGGATCAGCGACTCGCCCGCTCTGAAGAAACGCGTGGCGATGATCTACCTCGATCAGTACAGCAAAGGCGTGAACGATGCGCTCATCCCCATGCTGGCCGCGCTGAAATACAACGCCGTGCTGGTCATGAGCAACTACGTGCAGTGGGACACCGCGAAGGCGGGCGGCTATGCCCATCCCGGCGGCGCCAGCAAGGCCGAGGCGCGGCGGGTGGCACAGTTGGCCCGCGAACATGGGCTGGAGGTCATTCCACTGATCGAGACGCTGGGCCACGTCCAGTGGATGTTTTACGGCGGCGCGAACAAGGACCTGTATCAGGACCCGGACAGCCAGAATCCATACGCCTACGACACCCTGAATCCGGTGACGTACAGCCGCGTCCTCTTCCCTATTTTCAAGGAGGCGGCAGAGGTGTTCGGGGCCAGGACCATCCACATCGGCCATGACGAGGTAAGAAACCGGGACCGCTTCCCGGCGCGGGCCAACGGCAAGGCGGCGGGCTTTGAGAAGCTGTTCGTGGACGACACCGTGAAGATTCACGATTACCTGAAATCGCTGGGCGTGGCCACCATGATCTGGCACGACTCGGCCTTCTCGGACTCGGTGATCGGCAGTCTGCCCACTATGCTGCCCAAGGATATTCAGGTGGCGTACTGGAACTACGCGCCAGGCACAGATTACGGGATGATGCAAAAGATCGCCGGGCTGGGGTTCCCGGTGCTGGGGGCGTCCTGGGATGAGGCTGGCAACGCCGAGGGGCTGGCCCGCTCCGCGCAGAAAGCCGGGGCGCTGGGCATGATTCAGACCCGCTGGACCGGGTATTTCGGCAACCCCAGCATCTGGGACGGGCAGGCGCAGCAGGGCGTGGCTTACGTGCGTGCGGCGGGCGCGTTCTGGAACCCGGAGGCGGGGCCTGTGACGAACGCGGCAGCGCTGTTCCGTGACCTGTACGCGCCCCTGGCCTACAGGGGGACGGCGGGCGCCACAGTCAGTCTGAAAGCACTGGCCACCCGCACCCTGACCGACAACGACGAGCGGGGCTGGATTGGCAAGGGACCGGACATCGACCTGCGGAACCTGAAAACGGGCGTCCAGCAGATCGGCACGTATAAGTTCGACATTTCCAGCGCGGTGATGCTCAAGGGGGCGCGGGGGGCGGTCAACGACCTGCCCACACAGGCCACGGTGGAACTGGAGCGGAAGGCTGACGCCATTGCCTTCCTGCACACCACCGGCTGGCCGGGCGCACTGGCCCGCGAGGTGATCGGACGCTACGAGATCGAGTACGCCGATGGAAGCAAACTGGCGCTGCCGCTGGAATACGGGCGCCACATCCGCGCCTGGACCGACCTATTGCCCACCTCGATGATTCCCGCTCCCGGCTGGGTGGGACGAACGGCAGACGGGTTGGACATCAACGTCCCGGTGCTGGAATGGAAGAATCCCAAACCAAGCAGTGTGATCAAGCGCATCACCCTGATCAGTGAGGGCAAGAATGCCAACCCCACGTTGATTGGACTGACCCTGATCGGC
- a CDS encoding ABC transporter substrate-binding protein: MKILPSRSALLTAALLAAASATVASAQKTQLEFWTISLAPLFNDEMNRLVAQFEKENPNVSLKWVDVPSNAMEQKLLAAVASGRPPAAVNLSSDMAVKLVQQGALEPLTLDAAAKKLYFESPLNTFTFDGKVMGVPWYWAPKVVAYNTDIFKKAGLDPNNPPRTIQTIIAAAKTIKDKTGLYGFMPNIGGINMLYLFQEAGLPVLDKAGNKAVFNSPEHIKLVQQYVDLYKAGYIPEDTMRRGYTAATELYSSGKLGMLITGPQFIIRVENDNKAIYNLTKVAPYPINLAGNVIHTPLMGFTVPKGVKDRALAQKLALFLTNDANQLQFSKVTKTTFPSTVKSSTDKFFKQGGASAIDQGKLVASTELKKAKDLTLNYPDASKLNKVFKDNIESAMAGQKTVKAALDDIVKAWNASL; encoded by the coding sequence ATGAAAATTTTGCCCTCCCGTTCCGCCCTGCTGACCGCCGCCCTACTCGCCGCCGCCTCTGCCACCGTGGCCAGCGCGCAGAAGACCCAACTTGAATTCTGGACGATCAGCCTCGCGCCCCTGTTCAACGACGAGATGAACCGGCTGGTGGCACAGTTCGAGAAGGAAAACCCGAACGTGTCGCTGAAATGGGTGGACGTCCCGAGCAATGCGATGGAGCAGAAGCTGCTGGCCGCCGTCGCCTCGGGCCGCCCGCCCGCCGCCGTGAACCTGTCCTCTGATATGGCGGTCAAGCTGGTGCAGCAGGGGGCGCTGGAGCCGCTGACGCTGGACGCGGCGGCCAAAAAGCTGTATTTCGAGTCTCCGCTGAACACCTTCACCTTCGACGGCAAGGTAATGGGCGTGCCGTGGTACTGGGCCCCCAAGGTGGTGGCGTACAACACCGACATCTTCAAGAAGGCGGGCCTCGATCCCAACAACCCGCCGCGCACCATCCAGACCATCATCGCCGCCGCCAAGACGATCAAGGACAAGACCGGCCTGTACGGCTTCATGCCCAACATCGGCGGCATCAACATGCTGTATCTGTTCCAGGAGGCGGGCCTGCCCGTGCTGGACAAGGCGGGCAACAAGGCCGTGTTCAACAGCCCCGAACACATCAAGCTGGTGCAGCAGTACGTTGATCTGTACAAGGCGGGCTACATCCCCGAGGACACCATGCGCCGCGGGTACACCGCCGCCACCGAGCTGTATTCGTCGGGCAAGCTGGGCATGCTGATCACCGGGCCGCAGTTCATCATCCGGGTGGAGAACGACAACAAGGCGATCTACAACCTGACCAAGGTGGCGCCGTACCCGATCAACCTCGCCGGGAACGTGATCCACACGCCGCTGATGGGCTTCACCGTGCCCAAGGGGGTCAAGGACCGTGCCCTGGCGCAGAAGCTGGCGCTGTTCCTGACCAACGACGCCAACCAGCTGCAGTTCAGCAAGGTCACCAAGACCACCTTCCCCAGCACCGTCAAGTCCAGCACCGACAAATTCTTCAAGCAGGGCGGCGCCTCGGCCATCGATCAGGGCAAACTGGTCGCCAGCACCGAGCTGAAGAAGGCCAAGGACCTGACCCTGAACTACCCGGACGCCAGCAAGCTGAACAAGGTCTTCAAGGACAACATCGAGAGCGCGATGGCCGGACAGAAGACCGTGAAGGCCGCGCTGGACGACATCGTGAAAGCCTGGAACGCCAGCCTCTGA
- a CDS encoding glycoside hydrolase family 3 protein, with amino-acid sequence MTAQTLPGVFAMVDIPGPTLDADTAAHLKKHGVRSVCLFGKNIESVGQLRQLCADLREVLGEDALIALDHEGGAILRPDFWPFAPSAMGLGAADDVGLTQAVSAALGRQLRSVGINWNFAPVLDVNVSPANPVIGERAYGADPALVTRHGGAALAGYASAGVAACVKHFPGHGDTRVDSHLALPRVDKSRAELEATEFAPFRHLLPQTPAVMTAHIVYPALDEVHPATLSRRVLTGLLRQEWGYGGVTVTDSMGMRAIDDHYGRGEAGVLALEAGADLVMALGRREAQETTLEAIGAAMKTRLNRQELDASLARLHALARQAPAEADVSLDPQSDAALFRRAWAQGLTAYRNPVAPQPGARVTLIAHRQPVRETVSEAGADAETLARELAQVYEVRLVPFETPEAIDWQGARAGGDPVILATTARHRHPALIGVQPDLHLCLYNPYAVLDVDAPALLAYGFRPEARAAVLGWLKGEAGAQGSLPFGPA; translated from the coding sequence ATGACTGCCCAGACCCTGCCCGGCGTATTCGCAATGGTGGACATTCCCGGTCCCACGCTGGACGCCGACACCGCCGCCCACCTGAAAAAACACGGTGTCCGCAGCGTGTGTCTGTTTGGCAAGAACATCGAGTCTGTGGGGCAATTGCGACAGCTGTGCGCCGACCTGCGCGAGGTGCTGGGAGAGGACGCTCTGATCGCCCTGGACCACGAGGGCGGCGCGATTCTGCGCCCGGACTTCTGGCCCTTCGCCCCCAGCGCCATGGGTCTGGGCGCGGCGGACGACGTGGGCCTGACGCAGGCGGTCTCGGCAGCGCTGGGCCGGCAGCTTCGCAGCGTGGGCATCAACTGGAACTTTGCCCCGGTGCTGGACGTCAATGTCAGTCCGGCCAATCCGGTGATCGGCGAACGGGCCTACGGTGCGGACCCGGCCCTGGTGACGCGGCATGGTGGTGCGGCGCTGGCCGGGTACGCGTCGGCGGGCGTGGCGGCCTGCGTCAAGCACTTTCCGGGTCACGGCGACACGCGGGTGGACAGCCATCTGGCGCTGCCGCGCGTGGACAAGAGCCGGGCTGAACTGGAGGCCACCGAGTTCGCCCCCTTCCGTCATCTGCTGCCCCAGACGCCCGCCGTCATGACTGCCCACATCGTCTACCCGGCGCTAGATGAGGTTCATCCGGCCACCCTCTCGCGGCGCGTCCTGACCGGGCTGCTGCGGCAGGAATGGGGTTACGGCGGCGTGACCGTCACTGACAGCATGGGGATGCGGGCGATCGATGACCATTACGGGCGCGGTGAGGCCGGGGTGCTGGCGCTGGAGGCCGGGGCCGATCTGGTGATGGCCCTAGGACGCCGCGAGGCGCAGGAGACGACGCTGGAGGCCATTGGCGCGGCGATGAAAACCCGCCTGAACCGTCAGGAGCTGGACGCCAGTCTGGCGCGTCTGCACGCCCTGGCCCGGCAGGCTCCGGCGGAGGCGGATGTCTCGCTGGACCCGCAGAGCGACGCGGCCCTGTTCCGCCGCGCCTGGGCACAGGGCCTGACCGCCTACCGCAACCCCGTCGCCCCACAACCCGGTGCCCGCGTTACGCTGATCGCCCACCGCCAGCCGGTGCGCGAGACGGTGAGCGAGGCGGGTGCAGACGCCGAAACGCTGGCCCGCGAGCTGGCACAGGTCTACGAGGTGAGGCTCGTTCCTTTTGAGACGCCCGAGGCCATCGACTGGCAGGGGGCCCGCGCTGGGGGCGATCCGGTGATTCTGGCCACCACCGCCCGTCACCGGCACCCGGCGTTGATCGGGGTCCAGCCGGACCTTCACCTGTGTCTCTACAATCCCTACGCCGTGCTGGACGTGGACGCCCCCGCATTGCTGGCCTACGGGTTTCGCCCCGAGGCCCGCGCCGCCGTCCTGGGTTGGTTGAAGGGGGAAGCGGGAGCGCAAGGCAGCCTGCCGTTCGGCCCAGCCTGA